In the Bacillus amyloliquefaciens DSM 7 = ATCC 23350 genome, TTCTTCTTCGAGCTGTTTCAGCTGTCTGCTTAACGGCGGCTGAGCCATATGAAGCTTTTTGGCGGCCGTCGTAATTTTCTGCTCTTGGGCAATGGTGACGAAATAACGCAATTGCCGGATATCCATGAGAATGCGCTCCTTTCTTTTATACCTTTAGGGTATGATATATAGATTTAACGAATATTTTTCATATGGATATATCAGGAGTATGATGGTTTTGACACCATATTTCAAGCGTAAAGGAGGGTTCAATATGAAACTCGTCATCGGAATGACCGGGGCTACGGGAGCCATATTCGGGATCAGGCTTTTAGAATATTTAAAGGCCGCGGAGATCGAAACCCATCTTGTCGTTTCTCCTTGGGCAAATGTCACCATCACACATGAAACCGATTATACGTTAAAAGATGTAGAGAAACTGGCGTCCTATACGTATTCTCACAAAGACCAGGCAGCGGCGATTTCAAGCGGCTCGTTTGAAACGGATGGGATGATCATCGCTCCGTGCAGCATGAAATCACTTGCAAGCATCCGCACCGGAATGGCTGACAATCTGCTGACAAGAGCGGCTGACGTCATCCTGAAAGAGCGGAAAAAACTTGTGCTTCTGACCAGAGAAACGCCGCTCAGCCAAATCCATTTAGAGAATATGCTAGCGCTTACAAAAATGGGTTCCGTCATTCTTCCGCCGATGCCGGCTTTTTACAACAAACCGGCTGACATGGACGAATTGATCGACCACATTGTGTTCCGGACGCTCGACCAGTTCGGCATCCGTCTGCCGGAAGCGAAACGGTGGTACGGAATTGAAAAACAAAAAGGAGGAATCTGATAATGGCCTATCAGGATTTTAGGGAATTTCTCGCCGCTCTTGAAAAAGAAGGGCAGCTGTTAACAGTCAACGAAGAGGTAAAACCGGAGCCGGATCTGGGCGCCGCCGCGCGTGCAGCCAGCAACCTCGGGGATAAAAGCCCCGCACTTTTGTTTAACAATATTTACGGACAACATCATGCGCAGGTCGCCTTGAATGTCATCGGCTCCTGGCCGAATCACGCGATGATGCTGGGCATGCCGAAAGATACGCCTGTAAAAGAACAATTCTTTGAGTTCGCCAAACGGTACGATTCATTTCCGGTATCGGTCAAACGGGAAGAAACTGCGCCGTTTCATGAAAATGAAATAACGGAAGACATCAATCTTTTTGACATCCTTCCGTTATTCAGAATCAACCAGGGAGACGGCGGCTATTATTTGGATAAAGCGTGCGTCATTTCCCGCGATCTTGAAGACCCGGACAATTTCGGCAAGCAGAATGTCGGCATTTACAGAATGCAGGTGAAGGGAAAAGACCGCCTCGGCATCCAGCCCGTGCCTCAGCATGATATTGCGATTCATCTTCGCCAGGCTGAAGAACGGGGTGTGAATCTTCCCGTTACGATCGCGCTGGGCTGTGAGCCGGTGATTACGACGGCCGCGTCAACTCCTTTGTTATACGATCAATCCGAGTATGAAATGGCCGGCGCGATTCAAGGGGAGCCTTACAGAATCGTCAAATCCAATCTGTCCGACTTAGACATCCCGTGGGGCGCCGAAGTCGTTCTAGAAGGAGAGATTCTCGCGGGAGAACGGGAATACGAAGGCCCTTTCGGTGAGTTCACGGGTCATTATTCAGGCGGCCGCAGCATGCCGGTGATCAAAATCAAACGTGTATATCATAGAAACAATCCGATTTTTGAACATTTGTACTTAGGCATGCCGTGGACGGAGTGCGATTATATGATCGGCATTAATACGTGCGTGCCTCTTTACCAGCAGCTGAAGGAAGCATATCCGAACGAAATCGTCGCCGTTAATGCCATGTATACGCACGGTCTGATCGCCATCATTTCAACGAAAACACGATACGGCGGCTTTGCTAAGGCGGTCGGCATGCGCGCCCTGACAACGCCGCACGGACTCGGCTACTGCAAAATGGTCATTGTCGTGGATGAGGATGTCGATCCGTTTAATCTGCCGCAAGTCATGTGGGCGCTCTCAACGAAAATGCATCCGAAACACGACGCAGTCATTATTCCTGACCTGTCCGTTCTTCCGCTTGACCCGGGGTCTGATCCGGCAGGGATGACACACAAAATGATTCTTGACGCCACAACACCTGCCGCGCCGGAAACAAGAGGCCATTATTCGCAGCCGCTTGATTCTCCGCTGACAACAAAAGAGTGGGAACAAAAACTGATGGACTTAATGAATCAATAAGAAAGGATGAGTTTGCAATGAAAACATGCCCGCGCTGTGAATCGAAAAAAGGAGAAACCGTCAGCCAATCGCCGGTCAAAGGCGCTTGGGAAATATACCAATGCCAGACCTGCTTTTTCACATGGAGATCCTGTGAACCGGAAAGCATCACGATGCATTTGTACTGCAATCCGTGACAAAACAAGGCCGTCCGCACGCGGCCATGATCAGCGCCGGTGAGATTCTGGCCGTGAGCAGCACAAATCTCCGGATCGCCTTATGGAAAAACACGACGACTGTAAAAAGCCTGCTGCATTCGGGACAAGCACTTTTCATCGCCTGGCACGGAGGAGCCGCCTATTACGTCACATTGGAATGTGAGGCGCTCCCGCCGCTGAAAGAGGCGAAATACGAGCGGGAACGGTTCAGCTGCCGCGTGATTTCCGTGAAGGAAGATCGGGCGAAATACGCTGATCTGACGTCAGGACCGGCCATTCAGCTTCACGAGCCGGAAAGTGTCCTGAAGAGATGGAGCGAAACGCTTGAGGAGTTAAAACAATAATAGAAAAGCCTGCGGACGCTTCCGCAGGCTTTTCTATTATTGTACGCCTTTCATCGCCCGTTTAATAACGGGAGAAAGAAGAACCAAAATAATACCGAGAATGATGGAAATAAGCCCGATTGAGCCGAAGTAGGCCGCTTCAGAAATCTTATCAAACAAACCGACTACTTTTGCGTTCAGGGCTTGGCCGCAGGCGTTTGTTAAGAACCACATGCTCATTGTCTGCGCTGAGAAAGCGGCAGGCGCAAGCTTCGTTGTGACAGATAAACCGACCGGTGAAAGGCAAAGCTCACCAAGCACAACCAAAAGGAAGCTGAGCACAAGCCAAAGCGGGCTCACAAGCTCGCCGCTTCCGCCCATAACCGGAAGCACCATGACTAAAAATGACAATCCGGCAAGGATAATGCCGATCGCGAATTTAATCGGTGTTGAAGGCTGGCGTTTGCCGAGCTTCATCCAGAACCAAGCGAACACCGGCGCGAAAATGACGATGAATAATGGGTTCAGAGACTGGAACCATGAAGACTCAAGATGCATTCCCGCAAAAGAAAGCCTCGTGCGCTGATCCGCATATAAAGCAAGAATCGTCGCCCCCTGTTCCTGAATAGCCCAGAACATGGCCGCCGCAATAAACAGCGGAATATAAGCAGCAAGCCGTGATTTTTCCGTTCTTGTCGCTTTTTTGCTTGTGAACATCACGATAAAGTAGATAACCGGAATGACAATGCCAAGGACACTGACGACGTCAATTACACGCTGGATTGTCAGCCAGCCGGTTTGGATGAGAACGAAAATAACGGCGGCTGCGATGACCACTCCGATTCCCGTTCCGATCACTGATGATTTAGAAATCGGATTCGGTACATTGGAGCCTGCTTTGCCGAGGTATTTCTTTCTCGTAAGGGCGAAAACAATCAGTCCGAGGAACATACCGGCCGCGGCGCATCCGAAGCCTAAGTGGTAGTTGTACTTCTGTCCGAGTGTTCCGACAATTAGCGGCGCAACTAATCCGCCGAGGTTGATCCCCATGTAAAAGATACTGAAACCAGAGTCGCGGCGCTCGTCTTCCTTCGTATATAGATCTCCGACAACGCTGGATACGTTCGGTTTAAGCAGGCCGGTTCCGATAATGATCAGAGCCATGCTGAGAAAAAACGCCGCCGTGCTGCCAGGAAAGGCAAGAGCGATGTGGCCGAACATAATTAAAATTCCGCCGTAGAATACGGTGTTTGCCGTACCGAATACCCGGTCGGCCAGCCAACCGCCGATGACGCTCGACATGTATACGAGAGATCCGTATATGGACATGATGGCAACTGCGGTGCTTTTATCAAAGCCGAGACCGCCATGAGCGACTTCCGTGTATAAATAGTAAAGCAATATAGCTCTCATACCATAGTAGGAGAAACGCTCCCAAAATTCGGTGAAAAACAGTGTGAACAAGCCGCGGGGATGACCGAAAAAGCCTCGTTGCGGCACAGTTTCTGTTATAGCTTCCTTTTCAATAGATGCCACCTGAGCCAACCCTTTCTTAAAAAAGTGTATTACAAAAATCATATTCTTATATAATACTTGTGTCAATATAATTTATACTGAATTCAAAAAATTCCAGAATGAAAAGATATTATAACGAAGAATATAGACGTATTTTCCTAATTCCAATGACTTATTTTTGGTATATTATCTAACTAAACTATCTTTATAAACTTTTTTAATAAAATTTAAAGTATGTACAGGCGGAGCGGGATATGGCGGAATAAGATGGCAATAAGAGAGAAAGGAGGAGATCATTACTTGCCGAATCGTATATTGGATATAACGGATTGCGGCGTGGCGGCAGACGGGAAAACCGACGTGACAAGCGCCATCAACCAATGTTTGGCCAAAGCCGTCAGCGAGGGCTGTCATACGGTGTTTTTTCCGTCCGGAACGTATAAAATCAACGGCACGCTTGGCGGTGACAGCGGCCAGCCGTTTAGGAACGCCGGAATTAATGTGCCGAGCCATCTCTCCATCGTCATGGATCCGGAATGCACGATTAAAGTGACGCCGAACAGCTCCTGGGGCTACTCGGCTTTCTATATAGGCAGGCGGGAAAATGTCACCATCACCGGGGGCCGCATCATCGGGGAACGGGATGAACACAAGTATATCAATGTTCCTTTGCGGTCGACCCATGAATGGGGATTCGGAATCTGTATTGAAGGCAGCAGCAATGTACTGATCGAAGATGTGGAGATATCGGATTTTACGGGAGACGGCATTATTGTCAGTCCGCTTGGGCTAAAGACAAACAGTGATTACGAAACATCAGAACATATAACCATCCGCCGCTGCGATATCAGGCAGTCAAGACGCAACAACATTTCAATCACCGGCTGCAACACCGTCACGGTGGAAGAATGCGTGATTGAAGACGCCGGGAAAGGAAATGGAACAGCCCCGAAATTCGGAATCGATATTGAATCGTACGGAGAAGGCGATGTTGATTATGAAGAGGCTCTTCATATTACGATCCGCAACAACTTCTTTTACGGAAACACCGCAAGCTCAGTCACCAACTTTAACGGATATAACGTGTTAATTGAAGGAAATCATTCCGACAATACAATCAGTTACGGGTACGGCGCGCATACCGTCATTTCAGGGAACGTCCTCTTTTGGTCAAACGGCGGCTCAAGAACCGGAATCGCCGGACAAGGTGTGTCACAAGGGCAGGACAGCAGCAATGCCGTCATTTCCAACAATCTGATTACCGGTTTTTCCACCGGGATAGATGTAAGGGGGAAAAGCGTCCTCGTTACCCACAACAAAATCAATCAATTTGAAAATACGGGCATTTCCGTCTATCGGGCGGAAGATGTGACCGTTGACGGCAATGTCATTGAAAACGGGCGTTCCGAAACGGGACGAAGCGCGGGAATGCGGGCCACGCTTTCTGAAAACGCCGTCTTTATGAATAACATCTTGAATCAAATAACAGACGGAATCAACATATCAGCCGGCAATATCACCGTAAAACAGAATGTGCTGAAATCGTTCAGCCGGGGCATATGGGTCACAGGCGGAAATGCCCTCATTGAAGGAAATACGCTCATCCCTAATGCGTTTCAGGGCGCCGCAGAGTCCTATGCCGTATCTGTGACAAACGACGCCAAGGCTGTCATCAA is a window encoding:
- a CDS encoding non-oxidative hydroxyarylic acid decarboxylases subunit B translates to MVLTPYFKRKGGFNMKLVIGMTGATGAIFGIRLLEYLKAAEIETHLVVSPWANVTITHETDYTLKDVEKLASYTYSHKDQAAAISSGSFETDGMIIAPCSMKSLASIRTGMADNLLTRAADVILKERKKLVLLTRETPLSQIHLENMLALTKMGSVILPPMPAFYNKPADMDELIDHIVFRTLDQFGIRLPEAKRWYGIEKQKGGI
- the bsdC gene encoding phenolic acid decarboxylase BsdC, with the protein product MAYQDFREFLAALEKEGQLLTVNEEVKPEPDLGAAARAASNLGDKSPALLFNNIYGQHHAQVALNVIGSWPNHAMMLGMPKDTPVKEQFFEFAKRYDSFPVSVKREETAPFHENEITEDINLFDILPLFRINQGDGGYYLDKACVISRDLEDPDNFGKQNVGIYRMQVKGKDRLGIQPVPQHDIAIHLRQAEERGVNLPVTIALGCEPVITTAASTPLLYDQSEYEMAGAIQGEPYRIVKSNLSDLDIPWGAEVVLEGEILAGEREYEGPFGEFTGHYSGGRSMPVIKIKRVYHRNNPIFEHLYLGMPWTECDYMIGINTCVPLYQQLKEAYPNEIVAVNAMYTHGLIAIISTKTRYGGFAKAVGMRALTTPHGLGYCKMVIVVDEDVDPFNLPQVMWALSTKMHPKHDAVIIPDLSVLPLDPGSDPAGMTHKMILDATTPAAPETRGHYSQPLDSPLTTKEWEQKLMDLMNQ
- a CDS encoding peptide MFS transporter gives rise to the protein MASIEKEAITETVPQRGFFGHPRGLFTLFFTEFWERFSYYGMRAILLYYLYTEVAHGGLGFDKSTAVAIMSIYGSLVYMSSVIGGWLADRVFGTANTVFYGGILIMFGHIALAFPGSTAAFFLSMALIIIGTGLLKPNVSSVVGDLYTKEDERRDSGFSIFYMGINLGGLVAPLIVGTLGQKYNYHLGFGCAAAGMFLGLIVFALTRKKYLGKAGSNVPNPISKSSVIGTGIGVVIAAAVIFVLIQTGWLTIQRVIDVVSVLGIVIPVIYFIVMFTSKKATRTEKSRLAAYIPLFIAAAMFWAIQEQGATILALYADQRTRLSFAGMHLESSWFQSLNPLFIVIFAPVFAWFWMKLGKRQPSTPIKFAIGIILAGLSFLVMVLPVMGGSGELVSPLWLVLSFLLVVLGELCLSPVGLSVTTKLAPAAFSAQTMSMWFLTNACGQALNAKVVGLFDKISEAAYFGSIGLISIILGIILVLLSPVIKRAMKGVQ
- a CDS encoding right-handed parallel beta-helix repeat-containing protein, which encodes MPNRILDITDCGVAADGKTDVTSAINQCLAKAVSEGCHTVFFPSGTYKINGTLGGDSGQPFRNAGINVPSHLSIVMDPECTIKVTPNSSWGYSAFYIGRRENVTITGGRIIGERDEHKYINVPLRSTHEWGFGICIEGSSNVLIEDVEISDFTGDGIIVSPLGLKTNSDYETSEHITIRRCDIRQSRRNNISITGCNTVTVEECVIEDAGKGNGTAPKFGIDIESYGEGDVDYEEALHITIRNNFFYGNTASSVTNFNGYNVLIEGNHSDNTISYGYGAHTVISGNVLFWSNGGSRTGIAGQGVSQGQDSSNAVISNNLITGFSTGIDVRGKSVLVTHNKINQFENTGISVYRAEDVTVDGNVIENGRSETGRSAGMRATLSENAVFMNNILNQITDGINISAGNITVKQNVLKSFSRGIWVTGGNALIEGNTLIPNAFQGAAESYAVSVTNDAKAVIKGNLFKSYKNYPIFSSTSSGTSVIGNRFESSPLIVTLYLNSGTHEVIDNTITIKRTAGSPIGIYLNGTSNSLVSGNTINNLSAASASAIQTSSSASTKIIGNRIIKGVIVKHPTDTEIGNIVI